In a single window of the Methanolobus psychrophilus R15 genome:
- a CDS encoding integrase family protein, protein MYDYKLKIEKLMIVLTDPDEAKRRGYKHYKNIYYPTEKNKEVIISYQQTLTINAFKESTIHNKLSILRFFAEHYHKDFELMTKQDVKQLLFKIETEKTSRDKERTAASKAIKKQLVKDFLKFLFEEEIVKEKFFESIHVKIPNTTVTADDIYTEEEVNAMIGKAINSRDKAFIALLYDVGGRIGEILPMKLRSIEQLDKAIRITISGKTGTRSMLLESSIFYVRQWLNAHPDRNNPEAYLWCTLNECGTKEHVNYITMLKNVKDIAKKAGITKRIYNHAFRHSSVTRDAEHYSEALNKTKHGWSPSSNMLSNYSHLNSANLEKAQLEKMGLAPIKINRELNRCQNCDEINPYDFKWCGKCGYGLNAEVRKEKDSLITDILSQLQKNPEIFAEALTRMKA, encoded by the coding sequence ATGTATGATTACAAGTTGAAGATAGAAAAACTAATGATTGTCCTGACAGACCCTGATGAAGCAAAGAGACGCGGATATAAGCACTATAAAAACATCTACTATCCCACAGAAAAGAACAAGGAAGTCATCATATCCTACCAACAAACACTGACAATCAACGCATTCAAGGAAAGCACGATTCATAATAAGTTGTCTATCCTACGCTTTTTTGCAGAGCATTATCATAAGGATTTTGAACTTATGACTAAGCAGGATGTTAAGCAACTGCTGTTTAAGATCGAAACAGAGAAGACCTCCAGGGACAAAGAGCGCACTGCCGCAAGTAAGGCCATAAAGAAGCAGTTGGTCAAAGACTTCCTGAAATTCCTGTTTGAGGAAGAGATTGTAAAAGAGAAGTTCTTCGAGTCAATACATGTCAAGATACCCAACACAACAGTAACAGCCGATGATATATACACGGAAGAAGAAGTCAATGCAATGATTGGCAAGGCAATTAACTCGAGAGATAAAGCCTTCATTGCCTTGCTCTATGATGTGGGTGGGCGTATTGGCGAAATATTGCCCATGAAACTTAGAAGCATTGAGCAATTGGATAAGGCCATTAGGATTACAATATCAGGCAAGACTGGTACACGCTCAATGCTACTGGAATCCTCGATATTTTATGTGCGGCAATGGCTTAACGCGCATCCTGACAGAAACAACCCTGAGGCATATCTGTGGTGTACACTTAATGAATGTGGCACTAAAGAGCATGTGAACTACATTACGATGCTTAAAAATGTGAAGGATATAGCAAAGAAGGCAGGCATTACTAAGAGGATATATAATCATGCTTTTAGGCATTCCAGTGTCACCCGTGATGCAGAGCATTATAGTGAAGCCCTTAACAAGACCAAACATGGCTGGTCACCCAGCAGCAATATGCTTTCAAATTACAGTCACCTCAATTCTGCCAATCTTGAAAAGGCGCAACTAGAGAAGATGGGACTAGCGCCTATCAAAATAAACAGAGAACTTAACCGATGTCAAAACTGCGATGAGATTAATCCGTATGATTTTAAGTGGTGCGGTAAGTGTGGTTACGGACTAAATGCAGAAGTCAGAAAGGAGAAGGATTCATTGATAACTGATATTTTGTCCCAGTTGCAAAAGAACCCAGAGATATTTGCAGAGGCATTAACAAGAATGAAAGCGTAA